In one window of Acanthopagrus latus isolate v.2019 chromosome 15, fAcaLat1.1, whole genome shotgun sequence DNA:
- the flrt3 gene encoding leucine-rich repeat transmembrane protein FLRT3, translating to MVRQCKAFILFLIKIGLLLGLANPLVTSASCPSACRCDGTFIYCNDRGLTSIPTGLPLDATVLFLQNNRIKSSGIPTELRRLINVEKIYLYCNNLDEFPTNLPLGLKELHLQENNIRMITHSSLAQIPYIEELHLDDNSVSAVSIEEGAFRDSNHLRLLFLSRNHLSTIPSGLPMSIEELRFDDNRISSISEQSLQDLINLKRLVLDGNLLNNRGIGEMAFINLINLTELSLVRNSLTSPPANLPGTSLEKLQLQDNHINRVPPGAFAFLRQLYRLDLSGNNLSSLPQGVFEDLDNLTQLLLRNNPWQCTCRMKWVRDWLRSLPSKVNVRGFMCQGPDKVKGMAIKDLTTDMFDCTDSELIPTYETSTVSNTLRPSQPQWPLFVTKRPAVKGPDFGKNYHSTTTSSGRKIITISVKSSTADTIHISWRVSQPMTALRLSWLKLGHSPAFGSITETIVQGERREYLLTALEPDSSYRICMVPMETSNIYLSDETPVCIETETGSHKSYNPTTTLNREQEKEPYKNSSLPLAAIIGGAVALLAIIMLALVCWYVHRNGSLFSRNCTYNKGRRRKDDYAEAGTKKDNSILEIRETSFQMIPINHLPVSKEEFVIHTIFPPNGLSLYKSPHSENSINNRSYRDSGIPDSDHSHS from the coding sequence ATGGTGCGTCAATGCAAGGCCTTTATCCTCTTCCTCATCAAGATCGGGCTGCTGCTGGGTCTTGCAAACCCCCTGGTGACCTCCGCCTCATGTCCCTCAGCCTGCCGCTGTGATGGGACCTTCATCTACTGTAATGACCGTGGCCTGACTTCCATCCCTACTGGTCTACCCCTGGATGCTACAGTGCTCTTTCTGCAAAACAATCGCATCAAGAGTTCTGGCATTCCTACAGAGCTACGCAGGCTCATAAATGTGGAGAAGATCTACCTTTACTGCAACAATCTGGATGAGTTCCCTACTAACCTTCCTCTTGGGCTAAAAGAGCTCCACCTTCAGGAGAACAACATTCGGATGATTACCCACTCCTCTCTAGCACAGATTCCCTACATTGAAGAACTGCATCTGGATGATAACTCTGTATCAGCAGTCAGCATAGAGGAGGGGGCCTTCAGGGACAGTAATCACCTTAGActgctttttctctccagaAACCACCTAAGTACCATCCCTTCAGGCCTACCCATGAGCATTGAGGAGCTGCGCTTTGATGACAACCgcatctcctccatctcagaGCAGTCTCTGCAAGATCTCATCAACCTGAAGCGACTAGTTCTGGATGGTAACCTGCTAAACAACCGAGGGATTGGGGAAATGGCTTTCATCAACCTGATCAACCTGACTGAGCTCTCGCTAGTGAGAAACTCCTTGACATCACCGCCAGCCAACTTGCCAGGCACCAGTTTGGAGAAGCTGCAGCTTCAAGATAATCACATTAATCGAGTCCCACCTGGAGCTTTTGCCTTCCTTAGGCAACTGTATCGGTTAGACCTGTCTGGCAACAACCTGAGCAGCCTCCCTCAGGGTGTGTTTGAAGATCTGGACAATCTCACACAGCTCCTGCTACGCAATAACCCCTGGCAATGCACTTGCAGGATGAAATGGGTGCGCGATTGGCTGCGGTCGTTGCCATCTAAGGTGAATGTGCGTGGCTTCATGTGCCAGGGTCCTGATAAGGTCAAAGGCATGGCAATTAAAGATCTAACTACAGACATGTTCGACTGCACAGATTCAGAACTCATCCCCACGTATGAGACAAGCACAGTCTCCAACACTTTGCGCCCCTCACAGCCCCAGTGGCCCTTATTTGTGACTAAAAGACCTGCAGTGAAAGGGCCTGACTTTGGTAAGAATTATCACAGTACTACCACCTCTTCAGGCAGAAAAATCATCACCATAAGTGTGAAGTCAAGTACTGCAGATACAATACACATATCATGGAGGGTGTCACAGCCCATGACTGCCCTACGGCTCAGCTGGCTAAAGCTGGGACACAGCCCTGCCTTTGGCTCCATCACTGAGACCATTGTgcaaggggagaggagggagtacCTGCTCACAGCACTGGAGCCAGATTCTTCCTATAGGATATGCATGGTTCCCATGGAGACCAGCAACATTTACCTGTCAGACGAGACCCCTGTTTGCATAGAGACAGAGACTGGTTCTCACAAATCATACAACCCGACCACAACTTtaaacagagagcaggagaaagagcCTTACAAAAATTCCAGTCTGCCTTTGGCTGCTATCATTGGAGGGGCTGTGGCTCTTTTGGCAATAATCATGTTGGCACTGGTGTGCTGGTATGTCCACAGGAATGGTTCACTTTTTTCCAGGAACTGCACCTACAACAAAGGCCGTCGGAGAAAGGATGACTATGCTGAGGCTGGTACTAAGAAGGACAACTCCATCCTAGAAATACGAGAGACTTCTTTTCAGATGATTCCTATAAATCACCTGCCTGTGTCCAAGGAGGAGTTTGTGATACACACGATTTTCCCACCGAATGGCCTGAGTTTATACAAAAGCCCACATAGCGAGAACAGTATTAACAACAGAAGCTACAGAGACAGTGGAATACCAGATTCGGACCATTCCCATTCATGA